The following proteins are co-located in the Myroides profundi genome:
- a CDS encoding DMP19 family protein, translating into MREFNYILISENTFNSENPLDIINSNISVVNYLRNSEVGDDELHPDAFASYCVDYYLNLLETEGLASFIWKSKWDLDLVEIIHAGLTAMEAKEHLDYFEKQMRRVKAFSNIKLKKFFELDLGKEKETTSLLEDNSFKEITEDLRALNSSWLKTHPDLKVVSLEEMQSIITDFLDSDSE; encoded by the coding sequence ATGAGAGAATTCAACTATATCTTAATATCAGAGAACACCTTTAACAGTGAGAATCCATTAGATATTATTAACTCTAATATCTCTGTAGTAAATTATCTACGTAACTCAGAAGTAGGTGATGATGAATTACATCCAGATGCTTTCGCTAGTTACTGTGTGGATTATTATCTAAACCTATTAGAAACAGAAGGACTAGCTTCCTTTATTTGGAAGAGTAAATGGGATCTAGACCTAGTAGAGATTATCCATGCTGGGCTTACTGCTATGGAAGCAAAAGAACACTTAGACTATTTCGAAAAACAAATGCGCAGAGTAAAAGCATTTAGTAATATCAAACTAAAGAAATTCTTCGAACTAGATTTAGGCAAAGAAAAAGAAACGACTTCTCTACTGGAAGACAACTCGTTTAAAGAAATTACAGAAGATTTAAGAGCACTTAATTCCTCTTGGCTAAAAACACACCCTGATCTAAAAGTTGTAAGCTTAGAAGAAATGCAAAGCATTATTACAGACTTTCTAGACTCAGATTCAGAATAG
- the msrA gene encoding peptide-methionine (S)-S-oxide reductase MsrA, with protein MENNKLETAIFGAGCFWCIEAIYKSLKGVEEVLPGYIGGKKENPTYEEVCTGETGHAEVVKLVYNPTAINYNELLEVFFTSHNPTTLNRQGEDVGTQYRSEIFYTTEAQKAAAKEYLDILRSEKVYDDPIVTKISEATKFYVAEDYHKNYFEKSGDKNPYCQLVVKPKLDKFKAKYNAKLK; from the coding sequence ATGGAAAATAATAAATTAGAAACGGCAATATTCGGAGCAGGATGTTTTTGGTGTATTGAAGCTATCTATAAAAGCTTAAAAGGGGTAGAAGAAGTGCTTCCAGGATATATCGGAGGAAAAAAAGAAAACCCTACCTATGAAGAGGTATGCACAGGGGAAACTGGTCATGCAGAGGTAGTGAAGCTAGTGTATAATCCTACGGCTATTAATTATAATGAATTATTAGAGGTGTTCTTTACGAGTCATAATCCAACTACTTTAAATAGACAAGGAGAAGATGTAGGGACACAGTACAGAAGTGAGATATTCTACACGACAGAAGCTCAGAAAGCTGCCGCTAAAGAGTATTTAGATATTTTGCGTAGTGAAAAAGTATACGATGATCCTATCGTAACTAAAATATCAGAAGCGACGAAATTCTATGTGGCAGAGGATTATCACAAGAATTATTTTGAAAAGAGTGGAGATAAGAACCCTTATTGTCAGTTAGTGGTAAAGCCTAAATTAGACAAGTTTAAAGCAAAGTACAATGCGAAGCTTAAGTAA
- a CDS encoding ABC transporter ATP-binding protein, which yields MIRATNIHKYYDKLEVLKGVDLHIKKGEIVSIVGASGAGKTTLLQILGTLDKPSIESQTTLSINGQDILGLKDKEISKFRNLHLGFIFQFHQLLPEFTALENVCIPAFIANKNKQETEKEAIRLLEYLGLSHRIHHFPSELSGGEQQRVAVARALINKPLVIFADEPSGNLDTHSAENLHKLFFKLRDELGQTFVIVTHNEELANMADRKLTMVDGQIKQKQNLHD from the coding sequence ATGATCAGAGCAACTAATATTCATAAATACTACGATAAACTTGAGGTTTTAAAAGGAGTAGATCTACATATAAAAAAAGGAGAGATTGTTTCTATTGTAGGAGCATCTGGAGCTGGTAAGACAACCTTACTTCAGATACTAGGAACATTAGACAAGCCTTCTATAGAAAGTCAAACCACTCTTTCTATAAATGGTCAAGATATTCTAGGTCTTAAAGACAAAGAAATATCTAAGTTTAGAAACTTACACCTTGGCTTTATCTTTCAGTTTCATCAGTTACTACCTGAGTTTACGGCTTTAGAGAATGTGTGTATCCCAGCTTTTATTGCTAATAAAAACAAACAGGAGACAGAGAAAGAAGCTATTCGTCTATTAGAATATTTAGGACTATCTCACCGTATCCATCACTTCCCATCTGAGTTATCAGGAGGAGAACAGCAACGTGTAGCTGTAGCTAGAGCGCTAATCAATAAACCCCTTGTCATCTTTGCAGATGAGCCATCAGGTAACTTAGACACACACTCAGCAGAGAACTTACATAAGTTATTCTTTAAACTAAGAGATGAATTAGGGCAGACATTCGTCATTGTTACACATAATGAAGAACTAGCGAATATGGCTGATCGCAAATTAACCATGGTAGATGGTCAAATTAAACAAAAACAAAACTTACATGACTAA
- a CDS encoding TIGR02757 family protein has product MTKAELKEFLDEKVILYNNPTFIQDDPIQIPHLYTLKEDIEIAGFLSATIAWGNRKMIIKNAHRMMELMGNSPYDFVMEHHDDHLESLNSFVHRTFNGVDFATFIKGLKHIYTNHNGLENVFANQEMNMQERISNFKKLFFEIEHQSRTQKHISDPLKGSAAKRINMYLRWMVRDDHKGVDLGIWKQISTADLSCPLDVHSGNMARKLGILKRKQNDAKALAELDAALRRFDPIDPVKYDFALFGLGAIEKF; this is encoded by the coding sequence ATGACTAAAGCAGAACTTAAAGAGTTCCTTGATGAAAAGGTAATTCTTTATAACAACCCTACTTTTATTCAGGACGATCCTATACAAATCCCTCATCTATATACACTAAAAGAAGATATAGAAATAGCTGGGTTCTTAAGTGCTACTATCGCATGGGGAAATAGAAAAATGATTATTAAGAATGCACATCGCATGATGGAACTCATGGGAAATTCTCCTTATGACTTCGTGATGGAGCACCATGATGACCACTTAGAAAGTTTAAACAGCTTTGTGCACAGAACTTTCAATGGTGTCGATTTTGCAACTTTTATAAAAGGGCTTAAACATATTTATACCAACCACAATGGACTAGAAAATGTCTTTGCAAACCAAGAAATGAATATGCAAGAGAGAATTTCTAACTTCAAAAAACTATTCTTCGAGATAGAACATCAGTCGCGAACACAGAAACATATCTCTGACCCGCTCAAAGGATCTGCTGCGAAACGAATCAATATGTACCTGCGCTGGATGGTCAGGGATGATCATAAGGGAGTAGATCTAGGGATATGGAAACAAATCAGTACAGCTGATTTATCTTGTCCATTAGACGTACACTCTGGTAATATGGCTAGAAAGCTAGGTATCCTAAAGCGAAAACAAAACGACGCAAAGGCACTCGCTGAACTAGATGCGGCTTTGCGTCGTTTCGATCCTATAGACCCAGTCAAATATGACTTTGCCCTATTTGGCCTAGGAGCTATTGAGAAGTTTTAA
- a CDS encoding Ppx/GppA phosphatase family protein: MLKIKKYAAIDIGSNAMRLLIMNIIEEEGRETIFSKSSLIRVPIRLGQDVFTTGKVSPEAEDRMVDAMKAFFLLMKVNKVDRFMACATSAMREATNATSIVDRVYKESGIKISIIDGKKEAMIIASSDLKHFINSSNSILYIDVGGGSTEFTLFSNGKQLNSRSFKNGTVRLLNNMVEPQVWTDIEQWIKKETKELKDLIVIGSGGNINKIFKMSGKTQDKPLTYFYLHKQLLRLSKMSYDDRISLLGLNPDRADVIIPAINIYNNAMKWSGAKYIYVPKIGVSDGIVKALYYNKVKLDYQVIDY, translated from the coding sequence ATGCTAAAAATAAAGAAGTATGCTGCTATAGATATAGGTTCTAACGCCATGAGACTGTTGATTATGAATATCATCGAGGAAGAGGGAAGAGAGACTATATTTAGTAAGAGTTCATTAATACGTGTGCCTATTCGATTAGGACAAGATGTTTTCACTACAGGAAAAGTATCTCCTGAGGCGGAAGACCGTATGGTGGATGCAATGAAGGCGTTCTTTTTATTAATGAAGGTAAATAAGGTAGATCGATTTATGGCATGTGCTACTAGTGCCATGCGAGAAGCTACTAATGCTACATCTATCGTAGATAGAGTGTATAAAGAATCTGGAATAAAGATCAGTATCATAGATGGTAAAAAAGAGGCGATGATCATTGCTTCATCAGATTTAAAGCACTTTATCAATAGTAGCAATAGTATTCTGTATATCGATGTGGGAGGTGGAAGTACAGAGTTTACGCTGTTCTCTAATGGTAAACAATTGAACTCTAGATCGTTTAAAAACGGTACTGTACGTCTATTAAATAATATGGTAGAGCCTCAGGTATGGACAGATATAGAGCAGTGGATCAAGAAAGAGACTAAGGAGTTAAAAGACTTAATCGTCATCGGTAGTGGTGGGAATATCAATAAGATCTTTAAAATGTCTGGAAAGACGCAAGATAAGCCTCTTACTTACTTCTATCTACACAAACAATTACTACGACTAAGTAAGATGTCTTATGACGATAGAATCTCTTTATTAGGATTGAACCCAGATCGTGCTGACGTTATTATACCTGCTATAAACATCTATAATAACGCCATGAAATGGAGTGGTGCTAAATACATCTATGTTCCTAAAATAGGGGTGTCAGATGGTATCGTAAAAGCACTTTATTACAATAAAGTAAAACTTGATTATCAAGTTATAGATTATTAA